From a single Mobula birostris isolate sMobBir1 chromosome 13, sMobBir1.hap1, whole genome shotgun sequence genomic region:
- the LOC140207499 gene encoding uncharacterized protein, whose protein sequence is MAHQRVHTGEKPFTCSVCGKRFTDSSSLQRHQRIHTGEKPFTCSVCGKRFNESSNLQSHQRVHTGEKPFTCSVCGKRFTNSSTLQRHQRVHTGEKPFTCSVCGKRLADQSSLQKHQRVHTGEKPFTCSVCGKRFTESSSLQRHQRVHTGEKPFTCSVCGKRFTGSSNLQSHQRVHTGEKPFTCSECGKGFTRLSSLQSHQRVHTEEKPFTCSECGKRFTDSSSLQNHQRVHTGEKPFTCSDCGKRFTQSSHLQSHQRVHTGEKPFTCLECGKGFTQSSRLLAHQSVHSGEWPFTCSDCGKGFTCSSKLMAHQRVHTGEMLFTCSVSEKRFTESSNLVAHQQGHTGEKPFTCSVCGKRFTQSSLLQSHQRVHTGERPFTCSVCGKRFTHPSTLQNHQRVHTGEKPFTCLVCGKRFTQLSTLQKHQRVHTGEKPFTCSVCGKRFTQSSNLQSHQRVHTGEKPFTSSECGKGFTQLSTLQKHQRVHTGEKPFTCSVCGKRFTQSSNLQSHQRVHTGEKPFTSSECGKGFTQSSKLLAHQSVHNEEWLLL, encoded by the coding sequence atggctcaccagcgggttcacactggggagaagccgttcacctgctcagtctgtgggaagagattcactgattcatcctccctacagagacatcagcgaattcacactggggagaagccattcacctgctcagtctgtgggaagagattcaatgagtcatccaacctacagagtcatcagcgagttcacactggggagaagccgttcacctgctcagtctgtgggaagagattcactaattcatccaccctacagagacatcagcgagttcacactggggagaagccgttcacctgctcagtctgtgggaagagattagCTGATCAATCCAGCCTAcagaaacatcagcgagttcacactggggagaagccgttcacctgctcagtctgtgggaagagattcactgagtcatccagcctacagagacatcagcgagtccacactggggagaagccattcacctgctcagtctgtgggaagagattcactgggtcatccaacctacagagtcatcagcgagttcacactggggagaagccattcacctgttcagaatgtgggaagggattcactcggttatccagcctacagagtcatcagcgagttcacactgaggagaagccattcacctgctcagaatgtgggaagagattcactgattcatccagcctgcagaatcatcagcgagttcacactggggagaagccgttcacctgctcagactgtgggaagagattcactcagtcatcccacctacagagtcatcagcgagttcacactggggagaagccattcacctgcttagaatgtgggaaaggattcactcagtcatccagactgctggcacaccagtcagttcacagtggggagtggccgttcacctgctcagactgtgggaagggattcacttgctcgtctaagctaatggctcaccagcgagttcacactggagagatgctgttcacctgctcagtctctgagaagagattcactgagtcatccaacctaGTGGCACACCAGCAaggtcacactggggagaagccgttcacctgctcagtctgtgggaagagattcactcagtcatccctcctgcagagtcatcagcgagttcacactggggagaggccattcacctgctcggtttgtgggaagagattcactcacccatccaccctacagaatcatcagcgagttcacactggggagaaaccattcacctgcttagtctgtgggaaaagattcactcagttatccaccctacagaaacatcagcgagttcacactggggagaagccgttcacctgctcagtctgcgggaagagattcactcagtcatccaacctacagagtcatcagcgagttcacactggggagaagccattcaccagctcagaatgtgggaaaggattcactcagttatccaccctacagaaacatcagcgagttcacactggggagaagccgttcacctgctcagtctgcgggaagagattcactcagtcatccaacctacagagtcatcagcgagttcacactggggagaagccattcaccagctcagaatgtgggaaaggattcactcagtcatccaaactgctggcacaccagtcagttcacaatgagGAGTGGCTGTTGTTGTGA